From a region of the Acidicapsa acidisoli genome:
- a CDS encoding purine-nucleoside phosphorylase, giving the protein MTSSPLPSYFDQANKAANFLREKLGALMPRIGIVLGSGLGAVADAVSSPVFVAYGAIPHFPQSTVEGHSGRIVAGLLGGVPVIVMQGRVHYYEGYTPQQVTFPMRVLGRLGIESVILTNAAGGINSNYQIGQLVLLADHINLLGFNPLVGPNEPRFGEVPGSGLRFFDMTEAYSVQLRGLAQEAARTISESGGEALHEGVYLATSGPSFETPAEIRAFRALGADLVGMSTVPETIVARHMGMRVLGISCVTNLAAGISATQLSHEEVFEAGSRVQHKLARLFERLVPAIAATQMETAS; this is encoded by the coding sequence ATGACTTCCTCTCCACTTCCTTCCTATTTCGACCAAGCCAACAAAGCAGCGAACTTCCTTCGCGAAAAACTCGGCGCGCTCATGCCGCGCATTGGTATTGTGCTCGGCTCCGGGCTTGGGGCTGTTGCCGATGCTGTGTCTTCGCCTGTTTTCGTTGCCTACGGGGCGATTCCGCACTTTCCACAATCGACTGTCGAAGGGCACTCGGGGCGGATTGTCGCTGGGCTACTGGGCGGCGTGCCGGTGATTGTGATGCAGGGGCGGGTGCATTATTACGAGGGATATACGCCGCAGCAGGTTACGTTTCCCATGCGGGTGCTGGGCCGGTTGGGGATTGAATCGGTGATTCTGACCAATGCTGCCGGAGGAATCAATTCGAATTACCAGATCGGGCAGCTGGTGCTGCTGGCGGATCACATCAATCTGCTGGGGTTCAATCCGCTGGTGGGGCCGAATGAACCGCGTTTTGGTGAGGTTCCGGGATCGGGGCTGCGGTTTTTCGATATGACGGAGGCTTACTCGGTGCAGCTTCGCGGGCTGGCGCAGGAGGCTGCGCGGACCATTTCCGAGTCTGGCGGTGAAGCGCTGCATGAGGGCGTGTATCTGGCGACTTCGGGGCCGAGCTTTGAGACGCCAGCGGAGATTCGGGCGTTTCGCGCGCTGGGCGCGGACCTGGTGGGCATGTCAACTGTGCCTGAAACGATTGTGGCGCGGCACATGGGTATGCGGGTGCTTGGCATCTCCTGCGTAACGAACCTGGCCGCGGGGATTTCCGCGACGCAGCTTAGCCACGAGGAAGTCTTCGAGGCGGGCAGCCGGGTGCAGCACAAGCTGGCGCGGCTTTTTGAACGGCTGGTTCCGGCTATTGCCGCAACGCAGATGGAGACCGCTTCGTGA
- a CDS encoding ankyrin repeat domain-containing protein produces MSDSAKDRWLLELAEGRTELVFDLLEAGCSADFTDENGVSLMQQCAYYGDVSAIHFLLSHGANLTALGEDLGIGGASYHGHWRLCQFLLEQGADANWTDAETGETPLHNALAKTDRVVYDRVLTVLLAHGANPNVATKPGVETGAFMRDCRTKGETPLHRAAAFGKVETIRMLKDAGAIVDAKDANGETPLSWASWYGRPTPVLRELLYGNFRIHPQNQSMRANLLGKPLI; encoded by the coding sequence ATGAGCGATTCTGCGAAAGACCGTTGGTTGCTGGAGCTGGCCGAGGGGCGCACGGAACTGGTTTTCGATTTGCTGGAAGCCGGGTGTTCCGCAGACTTCACGGATGAAAACGGCGTCTCGCTAATGCAGCAGTGTGCGTATTACGGGGATGTCAGCGCGATTCATTTCCTGCTTTCACATGGAGCCAACCTGACGGCTCTCGGCGAGGATCTCGGCATTGGCGGCGCAAGCTATCACGGTCACTGGCGGCTTTGCCAGTTCCTGCTGGAGCAGGGTGCCGACGCAAACTGGACAGATGCGGAGACGGGCGAGACACCGCTGCACAATGCTTTGGCGAAAACTGACCGCGTGGTCTACGACCGTGTGCTGACGGTGTTGCTGGCGCATGGCGCGAATCCGAATGTGGCGACGAAGCCTGGTGTCGAGACGGGGGCTTTCATGCGGGATTGCCGGACGAAGGGCGAGACTCCGCTGCATCGGGCGGCTGCGTTTGGCAAGGTGGAGACGATCCGTATGCTGAAAGATGCCGGGGCCATTGTCGACGCGAAGGATGCGAATGGAGAAACTCCGCTGTCGTGGGCGAGCTGGTATGGGCGGCCTACTCCGGTGTTGCGGGAGCTACTTTATGGGAATTTTCGAATTCATCCGCAGAACCAGAGTATGCGGGCGAATCTGCTGGGGAAGCCGCTGATATAG
- a CDS encoding NupC/NupG family nucleoside CNT transporter, with amino-acid sequence MERFTGVLGIVAVLLAAWLGSTDRKAIRWRTVYWGLGLQFAFAFLVLRFSYGQAFMSSAGGVVQNMLAATYKGTAVLFGELGLPNAGRFGALISDTAHPNAGSIFAFQVLPTIIFISAFFAVMYHIGLMQIIIRGLAWLMLKTMRISGAESMNVAASIFMGQTEAPLTIRPFLAGATRSELMTIMTSGMAHVSGGIMAMYISQGIDASHLLSAVIMTSPGTILMAKMLVPETGVPATEGRVVMPKNEEHKDENLIGAIARGTLDGGKLAFNVGIMLISFLALVALLDSILGWFHAGHLWFPGSLGQILGFVFAPVAWLIGVPWHDAGAIGNLLGTRMALNEVIAYIALGAQKATLAPRSFTIATFALCGFANLGSVGMQIGGIGALVPERRNDLARLGIRAMLAGTMANLISASIAGMFLG; translated from the coding sequence TTGGAGAGATTCACTGGGGTGCTGGGAATTGTTGCCGTGCTGCTTGCGGCGTGGCTGGGCTCGACTGACCGCAAGGCGATTCGCTGGCGGACGGTGTACTGGGGACTGGGGCTGCAATTCGCGTTCGCATTCCTTGTGCTGCGCTTCAGTTACGGACAGGCGTTCATGTCGAGCGCCGGCGGCGTGGTGCAGAATATGCTGGCCGCGACCTACAAGGGCACTGCGGTGCTGTTCGGAGAGCTGGGCCTGCCCAACGCGGGACGGTTCGGAGCGCTGATTTCTGACACGGCCCATCCTAACGCCGGGTCGATCTTTGCCTTTCAGGTGCTGCCGACGATCATCTTCATCTCCGCGTTTTTCGCGGTGATGTACCACATTGGTCTGATGCAGATCATCATTCGCGGGCTGGCGTGGCTGATGCTCAAGACGATGCGCATCTCGGGCGCGGAGAGTATGAATGTGGCGGCTTCGATCTTCATGGGCCAGACGGAGGCTCCGCTGACGATCCGGCCGTTTCTGGCCGGGGCGACGCGCAGCGAGTTGATGACGATTATGACGAGTGGGATGGCGCATGTCTCGGGGGGCATCATGGCCATGTATATATCGCAGGGTATCGACGCGTCGCATCTGCTGTCGGCGGTGATCATGACTTCGCCGGGAACGATTCTGATGGCCAAGATGCTGGTGCCGGAGACTGGCGTTCCCGCTACCGAGGGCCGTGTGGTGATGCCCAAAAACGAGGAGCACAAGGACGAGAATCTCATCGGCGCGATTGCCCGCGGGACACTGGATGGCGGCAAGCTGGCTTTCAATGTGGGGATCATGCTGATCAGCTTTCTGGCGCTGGTGGCGCTGCTGGATAGCATTCTGGGCTGGTTTCATGCGGGGCATCTCTGGTTTCCGGGGAGCCTGGGACAGATTCTTGGGTTTGTGTTTGCGCCGGTGGCATGGCTGATCGGAGTTCCGTGGCATGATGCGGGGGCGATTGGGAATCTGTTGGGCACGCGCATGGCGCTGAACGAAGTGATCGCCTATATTGCGCTGGGCGCGCAGAAGGCTACACTGGCGCCGCGCTCGTTTACGATTGCGACCTTTGCGCTTTGCGGCTTTGCGAATCTTGGCTCGGTGGGAATGCAGATCGGCGGCATCGGCGCGCTGGTGCCGGAGCGGCGCAACGATCTGGCCAGACTGGGGATTCGGGCGATGCTGGCCGGGACGATGGCGAATCTGATTTCTGCGTCGATTGCGGGGATGTTTCTGGGGTAG
- a CDS encoding PIN domain-containing protein has translation MSSYVELLLQRYQSKGLLIDANLLLLYLVGSYDTRLIGDGKYNKLSKYTPEDFNLLIRLRSAFAKSVTTAHVLTEVSNLTNDLPESTKGECLSEFLQVFENIEELTVASFQAAKRPEFRYLGLTDCALAEVSTRFLIVTDDARLVAKLGESGLEALNFNHLREYLLPK, from the coding sequence ATGAGTTCGTACGTCGAACTTCTTCTGCAAAGATATCAATCCAAAGGACTTCTGATCGACGCGAACCTTCTGCTTCTATATTTGGTGGGTTCTTATGATACGCGGTTAATTGGGGACGGCAAGTACAATAAGCTATCGAAATATACTCCGGAGGATTTCAATCTGCTGATCCGATTGAGGTCTGCATTTGCAAAGTCCGTTACGACGGCGCATGTTCTTACCGAAGTAAGCAATCTTACCAACGATCTTCCCGAGTCGACCAAGGGCGAGTGTTTGTCGGAGTTCTTGCAAGTCTTTGAAAATATCGAGGAACTGACCGTTGCGAGCTTCCAGGCGGCGAAGCGCCCTGAATTTCGCTATCTAGGGCTAACCGACTGCGCTCTTGCAGAAGTATCTACCCGCTTCCTGATTGTGACCGACGATGCGCGTCTGGTCGCAAAATTGGGAGAATCGGGGCTAGAGGCGCTGAATTTCAACCATTTAAGGGAGTATCTTCTGCCCAAGTAG